GAAAGAACTGCTGCCTCAAAAATGCCCCAAGGCCATGGCACAAGGCTGTCCCACCCATCCAGGATCAGCATAAAAGCCagcccagagcctctctccctcacacacttctcctcaagccttctcctcctgctcctgcagacaACCAGGTGAGTCTCAATACCCTGAATCCCCtgaccctcctgctcctgcacctctcacccctctcttccagcacgctcagccccagccccagcacctctcacacctccccacagccccacagcagcctccACACTCCCATACCCTGCTGCATCCCCACCCGGCCTCACCCCTCTCTCTCTTCCAGGACCCTCCACACCACACCCATGGCCTGCTACAACATCTGCCAACCCTGCGGACCCACCCCgctggccaacagctgcaacgagccctgtgccctgcaatgccaggatTCCCGAGTTGTTATCCAGCCTTCTCCTGTGCTGgtcaccctgccaggacccatcATGACCTCCTTCCCCCAGAGCACCGCCGTCGGATCCACCTCCTCGGCTGCCGTGGGCACTGAGCTcagtgtgcagggacagcccatctctGGCGGATTTGGTGGCTTTGGCTACGGCCTTGGCTATGGCCGTGGATTTGGCTATGGGCTGGGAGGCCTGGGCTGCTATGGCAGAAGGGGCTATGGCAACATCTGCTAAGGGCCCTCAGCACCACCCCTGACACCAACCACCCACTCCATGGAACTCATCTCAGGCATTGAGGACACATCCCTGGGACCAGATTCTCAAACGGACTCAGCActtccagctcctgctctgcggGCACCAACCAAGGCAGCAGGCCAGCTGTCCCCAAACGTGGCCCATCTGTCTCCTGCTCTTCTCCTGCTCCCTGCTCGCCAAGGACCCTTCTGCTCTGTCCATTCCCCTCTGGACAAACCCCTTCTCCCAAGCCAGAGACCCTCGGGcacctctgcctggctgctgccactGTGGGACAGGAAATCCCTGATGCTCCGGCCAGGCCTGCTGCAATGAAAGGATCTGTGCTGATGTTTGTCCTGTTCCACCTCAGACCAGctccattttatttatttctcctgcTTTTTACTTGTTGTTTTTTTGCCTCAATAAAGTTTTCTTGCATCAtgattcctttttctttcttctaccAAGCTTCTTCCGACCACTCACAGCCTCCATCCAAGTTTCAATTTTCCATCAGCTCCAACAGGCCTCAGGTTTGGTGTTCACCCTTTTTCCACTCATCCCAGAAGAAATGACCCTCCAAGATGCCAAGGCTTATTCAGGGAAATATCTCAGCCCAATATTTCAgcctggtttaattttttttccttcctttttgacCAACCTCCTTCCCTAACACCACTCCATaaggagaaacagaaaggaattctggaggcaggggagaaaggaggaggagaaaaaagaagtgGGAAAAATGTGTTATTCCCTTCCATGGATTCAGCACTGACTTCAATGTCCCTATTTGTTGCAGTAAGGtagaaaaattatattaaaaattatttttaaaaattataaaaaataattataCAAAAAATTATAAAGAAAGGCCTCATAAAATCAAGCCTGCTCTCCTACAATCAGTGGCTGGCCTTGTCAAGTTAGCACTTTGAAATTCCCCACGTGGGAGCAATCCTTGTATGAACAGTTTGTTAACAAAACAATCTATTCCTGCTTGAAGAAAACAACTTACACCTGTACAAACTGTTTTTACAATGTTAGATAGAAAAATGATAATTatctctcacaaacaacttttcctGTATGCACACAAAGGGCGTTTGAGTGACCAATCAATACAGAATAACAATTTATTACTAACCAGTAAAGTAATTGGCAAGAAATTACCAACCAATTGGAGTCTGTAAAAGTGCAAAAAAacgagttatgtgaataaagaatgggcTTTTGGGGTTATAAAATGGAATTATAGTCCAATATCCATTCCATAACCTGTAAGGAACCAACCAAACAAGCTCTGGTCCCTTTCACACAGGGAAAACTTCCCTCATTGTCCAAGGCATCTCCCGTGTCCTGCGTCAAAGCCAAGGCCAAGGAATGGCCACAAAAACCATCCCGGGCCTCACTTcaatccctggaagcattcaaggccaggaTGGGTTGGTTTATAAACAATTCCCCATAGAATTAGAAATATTTGGTTTGGAAAGCAAATATTGAAAAACTCCTTCCCGGAATTCCCCATCCCTGAGAGGGACCAACATCCATGTGGGAATGGCACTCGGGGACATGGTTTGGAGTGGCTTTGGCACGGCTGGGGGAAGAGCAGGACTCactctcagagggcttttcctttCCAATCTCAACAATTCCACGATTTTATGCCCCTTTGGAAGCTGATTTCAAGATTTCAATTccttacaataaaaaaaaaaaaaaaaaacaaaccaaaactaaaactaaaactaaactaaaataaaataaataaatataaatataattataaatataaatataaatataatcctTACAATAAAtttaaatacatttatatatttatacaaaTATAAATATCGAATTTTGCCATCTGCAACCTATGGCTCAGTCCCTCTTCTAATTGTGGCCAATCCTAATGAGTCACTTCATTGATAAGAACAATAAACCAGTGATAAGACAATGATAACCCCCTGATAAAATCCCACTATTTCATTATCCAcataaataattataaattaatTCTATATTCCCTTTTACATCTCACCTAAGTTGACAACCTTGGAGGTTTTTCCCAACCCCAAAATTTTAGAATATAATTTAATTAGTAGAGTGGACCTTCCCATCAAACCCTATATCaacaaaatataataaaatgtAATTTATATTAATCCAGCTTTTTTTGGTGCCTTTCACAGTGAGTGTTTAATCAAccagaaaaattaatttcatgaCACTCTGGTGTGGAGGTGAAAGTGCTGCTCATCTTTTCCATGTCCTATGGAATCAGGACCCCTGATTTTCAacatcataataataataataataataataataataataataataataataataataataataataataataataataataataataataataataataataataataataataataataataaccctCAAAACCAGCTGCAATTGATAAATCCATCAACAGACCCTTGCAAGCAGATGGGGAAGGAAAAATAACCCCATAAAggttaaaaaaaactccaaaaatctcCTGTTTTAAGTAAATCCATAAAGCCCCACCAGGATAAATCAGAATAAATGCCAAAACCAAACCACCAGGCAAAGGCCTTCTGGGGGAGAAAGGCTGccaaaaaaatagaaaacacCTGGTAAGTAAACTCCACCTAATGAAATTATTAAGATTGAGCAATGAGCCCACAaacagagagggagaaagggaaaggaaTAAATTTTaacaaaaagagggggaaaatggcagaaaacaaaaaaatgtaaATTGCGGGAAAGAGGGATGGACAATGATCCAAAGTCAAAATGCTGCCAAAAATGTTGATAAAAAGAACAAATTCTGAAATTTCCCAAAACAAATGTCCTGGGTGCCTCAGACCCCTCAGCTCTGCACCAATTCCATGTCACAATTCACAATCCTCAGGGTCCTTGGACCACCAGTTTTGGGCGTTGTcacctcctgccctccctgtccccaccctgatGGAAAATTTGGGACAATCTGGAGGTCAGGGAattccagaagggtttgggtgggaaaggaccttcAAGATCTTTAATTCCAACGTTTTTgcctgggcagggacaacttctaccatcccaggttgctccaagcatcattccatcattccatcattccatcattccaggattccatgactTGCTCCAAGCCTGCCATCCTGGTTGCTCGTTAGCTGCTCCGGAGCTAACGAAGCTCATCAAGACTCATCACGTGCAAAACCCACCAGGCACGGAGAGAAATTCCCGATCCATCGGGAGCCGGCCAGGAGCCCTCGCTCCACCAGACTTTTGGGACGCAGCTAAAAACGCCTTTGGGACGGCCTGAAACCACGAGGGATGATCCGAGCCGCTGCAGAGTGATTTTAAAGATCTCCCAGGAATCCCTCAAAGCACCACATCGGGACAGATCCGTCCTTTCGGGGCCGCCTGGGATCCTGGAGGATCGGGAAAAGGATCCTTGCCCTGGGTTTCCAACCAAATCTCTTCTGTTTGTTTGCTCACCTTAAATATCACCTGAAAACCCGCGCTGACCTTTCCAGCTGAAAGGACGGCTCTGTGCTGTTAACGGTTGGGATTTgtgaccttggaggtcttttccaaccaaaataaTTCCATTATTATTCCAACCAAAATAATTCCGTTAATTATTCCATAATTCCGGCAAGAACAGCGGCAATATTTTGGTTAAGAGGAAGTTTGGCATCGTCATTCCTCAACAGGAGATGACCCTTAGATTCTCCTCCCTCTGCTAATTGAAATTCCCATAAATcagaattaaattaaattcctTCAAGAAGGTGCCGAGCTCAACAGGAGCCCTCGGAGAAACGCTGCTGCCACAATTGGAAATGGAATCATGGAAcgctttgggttggaaaagacctccaagctCATCTCCTTCCAACCTcgctccaccatcccaggttgctccaaactggccttggacacatccagggctccagggacagccacagcttctcggggaattccattccagcccctcaccaccctcacagggaggaattcattcccaatatcccaaattCCCTCCGTCACTCCAAGCCATTCCCCTCGTCCTGTCCCAAAGATTTCAGCCAAATCAAACTTTCCACGGGAAGCAAAGGAAGCAAATCCATCGGCCCCATCCCTTCCCTGCAGGACCCCAGTGCCAGCACCCCGTTATTCCTGACCCCGGGAAGGGAGCCCAAGTCCCTCCAGCCTGGAAAAGCCTCTGGAGCGACGGCTCCGCCCAAAGCAAACCCCGCGGCCTTGGAATTCACCGCTCTGGAGAAAAGCCGCCCACACAAAGGCATTGGGAGAATCAGGGCACGGAACCAGCTGGATTTCagggtccttcccaacccaaaccattccatgaggaTTTAGGAGCCCAACCCGTTCACCTCAGCAGGGCCAAACTTtagagggaatttttggggtttctgcccGGGCCTCCCTGGGCCCGTGCGCACCAGGCCAGGCTCCgagccctcctcccctcccgggTTTTGTTATTCCCTGGCAGGATTGCTCAGGAACCAGGAGAGGGCTCAGGTGCGGGCTGAAATTGGATTTATAATACAATATTATTAATTTCTCCAGGACTGAAATTATATTTTCCACTCCCAAAATCCGCTGTTACTCAAGAGGACTTTGTGAATTCCTGCGGCTCCCAGGTGGGACAACAACAACATTTCCCAATTTCCCAAGAAaaagggaaggacaaggacaaggacacatTTTGGAGAAGCCAAACAAACAGAGATGAAGATTTTTTTAtgaatgaatattttaaaatttatattttattttatataatttgtaaaacaaaatataaatttatatctaatctaatctaatctaatctaatctaatctaatataatataatataatataatataatataatataaacaatacaataaatacaatatattatatttatttctaatataatatattatatgttatatatataaaatatatttttatatttatgaatgaattaattttttattaatttagaaACTATTTAGGTGTATGTGAGTCATTTCTAAATTCAGGAGAAGGACAAGGACACCTTTTggagaagccaagaaaacagaGATGAAGATTTTTAtgaatgaatattttaaaatttataatttattttatataatatatcgagtaaaatataattttgtattatatataatataataaatatttaatatttattatataatatttccttttgttatataatataatataatataatataatataatataatataatataatataatataatataatataatataatataatataatataatataatataatataatataatataatgtattataatatatatattatattatattatattatattatattatattatattatattatattatattatattatattatattatattatattatattatattatattatattatattatattatattatattatattatattatattattataatatgatatatttctatataatatattataaattatatctataaaatatattttttgtatttttatatttttgaatgaattcattttttattaatttagaaACTATTTGGGCGTATGTGAATAGTTTCTAAATTCATAAAAGATGAATTCAttcataaatataaaaatatttatttcctggAGAGCCAGGAAAGCAAAATCACCgacatggggggaaaaaaaatcatcccaaaaaaTGCTTTCCATCCTGAAGGAGTCCTGTTCTCCAGCTTCATTCTCTAATGTTGGAATTTCAACAGGCCAGGGGGAACACAGAGGGAGCAGCGTGTTAAAAAATGGGATTAAAACATCAGCACTCCAAGATTTGGGCTGTGGAATAAATGGGATTGGATTTTATTTATGGAATTTTATTTATGGAATTTTAAGTCGTTGGATTTTATTTATGGAATGGTTCAGACTGGTTCAAGACCATCCATTCCCGTCATTTCCTTGGTCCAAAAGTGGATTTAATTTTTCCACTGTTCCTCTTGTTTAATCACTGGGGCGGTTTCAGAGTTGTTCCAAACCTTTATGTaacttaaaaatattaaaagacaACAGTCTCACGTTTCCATGGTGATGGAGACAGTGGGAATTCACGGGCATCTCATTTTTAATCAAGGTTTAAAAGTCACGAAAATTCAAAATTCACTTGGAGCCCCCCTGAAAAGCTCCAGGCAGAACAAAGAGAGGCTGAGCCCAggaataaaatcatggaatggttttgggtgggaagggagctcGGCcacgtccccaggtgccacatcccacCCCTCAGAGATGTCCTGATTTTCCtctggaagcatccaaggccaggttggacggggcttggagcacctgggatggtgggagatgttcctggccatggcaggggggtggaattTGGTGaaattcccttccaacccaaaccattccatgcttTGGTGATGGAATGGATTTTCTCGGATCAGGATCCTCAGAGAAAAGGGCAAAGCTGCTCTGTTATTCTGGAAAAATCAggttaaattgaaaaaaaaaccaccaaaacccataaaaacaacgatcccaaaacaaaatatttccaaaacTAAACCTAAAGAGCGACAGAAacgggagaaaaaaaccccaaaattttactGACTCACCCTTTCCCAGCCTCCATGCGCGTCCCAAAGGAGAAAACCTGGCGGGGTTTGGGTCTTTCTGCTCCCAAAAAAAGCACGGCTGGACGTGAGGGAGCcgtggagagaggagagagagaacaTGTGAGCAGCACCCCGGGCACTGCTGAGCCAGCCGGCCAAATTCCTGGAAAAACTGCAAGTCAGGGATTGTGCCGGGGCTGGAAAGGGAATAAAAGGGGTTTGTGGTTGGTTTCTCACCGTGACCCAACTTGTCCCCTCATGAGAAATTTGAATTTCCCCGAGTTTAGGCCATGGGGTGAAAGCTGCTCCAAAAGTCTCGGGGTGTCCTCAGCTCTGTTGTCACCATTGCCAGGTGTCCTTTATCcttctaaaaatatattttgggttaaaaatatattttgggttttttccttggggtttttgggggtttggttttgggagggaaaaatttggggtaaacaAATTTCAGTGGATCCCCCAGAGTGAagagtgggcagagctggggggccCCGGAGGAGTTGGAGCCTCCCAGTTTGGGGTCTCCATCCCCCTGGAAAAACTGCAAAAAACTCTGGAAAAACTGCAAAAAATCCTCAGGGATTGTGCCGGGGCTGGAAAGGGAATAAAAGGGGTTTGTGGTTGGTTTCTCACCGTGACCCAACTTGTCCCCTCATGAGAAATTTGAATTTCTGGAGTTTAGGCCACGGGGTGAAAGCTGCTCCAAAAGTCTCGTGGTGTCCTCAGCTCCGTTGTCACCATTGCCAGGTGTCCTTTATCcttctaaaaatatattttgggttaaaaatatattttgggttttttccttggggtttttgggggtttggttttgggagggaaaaatttggggtgaacAAATTTCAGTGGATCCCCAGAGTGAAgagtgggcagagctgggagggcaTGGAGGGGTTGGAGCCTCCCGGTTTGGGGTCTCCATCCCCCTGGAAAAACTGCAAAAAACTCTGGAAAAACTGCAAGAAAACCTCAGGGATTGTGCTGGGGCTGGAAAGGGAATAAAAGGGGTTTGTGGTTGGTTTCTCACTGTGACCCAACTTGTCCTCCCATGAGAAATTTGAATTTCCTGAGTTTTGGCCAAGGGGCGAAAGCTGCTCCAAAAGTCTCATGGTGTCCTCAGCTCCGTTGTCACCCTGGCCAGGTGTCCTTTATCCTTCCAAAAatatattttgggatttttccttggggtttttggaggttttggggtgtgctGATCCCAGTGAGGGAATGTCTGAgggagggaaaaatttgggttgAACAAATTTCAGTGGATCCCCCAGAGTGAAgagtgggcagagctgggagggcaTGGAGGGGTTGGAGCCTCCCGGTTTGgggtctccatccccatcccaaagaCTCCAGGGAGGGAATGGGAATGTGGGTGTGGATGGCGCGGCTCCCACGCGTgtttcccccctccccaaaactTCGGGAAATACGGGATTACCGTATTTACAAATGCGCGTGCGCGCCGCGGGTACCGTAATTTTTCTACTGCGCATCACACCGGTACCGTAATTTCCAGCGCGCATGCGCATTGCCGCCGTCGTTATTTCAAATGCGCATGTGCAAAAGAAAtaccggatttttttttttttgagtgcccGTCGCGCTACCGTAATTTCACCTTGCGCATGCGCACTGAAAGGAACGTATTCTAAATGCGCAACATCACACGGTTACCGTAATTCCAGGTGCGTACGCGCAATCACAACTAAAACAATTCTGATTGTGCATCACAGAATTACCGTACCTCGACATGCGCATGCCCACCTTAAATACCGTAATGTCCTGTATGCACCGTGTGTCCAAAAGCGCATGCGCACACCAAGTATCGCAGTTCCACATGAGGATCGCGCAAGTACCGTATTTACAGTTGCGCATGCGCTCCTCAGACGCCGTAGATCCAAAGCGCCGCACCGCGATACCGTAATTACAAATGCGCGCCCGCACCGCCGCGTTTCCAGATACGCATGCGCACCACAACCGCCCTAATTCCAAATGCTCATCCAAGCACGGCTACCGTAATTACAAATGCGCATCCCGTCTCAAGTGCCGTAATTCCAAAGGCGCCGTAATTCCAGAGGTACCGTACTTCTCAATGCGCATGCACGGCATAAATATCACTTCCAAACGCGCATGCGCGCCATCACTCCCGTATTTCCGAGTGTGTATCGCACCCTTCCATGTCGCCCAGAGCGCATGCGCACCACAACTACCGTAATTGCAACAGCATATACTAGAAATAAGATGCTCCTAAACGCGCATGCGCACAAGTACCGTTTTTCCCAAAGAGCAGCGCAATCCTCTCACCACAAATGCGCTTGCGCGCAGCGGCTACCGTAATTTGTAGTGCGCATCACAAAACAACTACCGTAATTCCCAATGCACATTCACAAAACAACTACCGTATTTCCTAATGCGCATTAGAACATAATTACCGTACTTCCTAATGGGCATCGCAACACAGCTACCGTATTTCTTCATGCGCATCAGAACACAGCTACCGTAATTCCATATAGTGCGCATCACAAAACTACCGTACTTCCAAGTGCGCACGCGCACAACACGCGCCGCATCTCCGTGGTTACCGTAATTCCCAGCGCGCACGCGCACCacgcctcccccccccccccctcccgcgCTACCGTGTTTCCCATAGCGCACGCGcactccacccccccccccccaaaacccccatcctCCAACccctcccatcatcccccgcgggGAGGAGCCTTCTCCCCGCCCCCCTCATTTGAATAAAGGGCGTGTCCCgcgcctggccccgccccccggcTCTGCCCCCATTGGCCGCGCCGCCGTTGTCGCTGGTGACGGGGACGCGGCGGGGTCGGAGCGCGCCGGGAGCGGCCGCGGAGCGAGGAGGGGCCGGGGGGGCGCTCGGGGTCGGTCACGGGGGGGCCATGGGAGCCCgaaccggggccggggccggcggcggcgaGCGGTAGAGCCGCCGGGGATCATGGCGGAGAGGTGAGCGGCGGCATCGCGGCGGGGGAATTGGGGACGGGGGGGCGGGTGGgctgggtggggggggggggctgcgCCGCATGGTCCAAACCCCCCCTAAACCCCCTTTGGGGACCCCTTGTTGCGTCCCCGTCCTCCTCGTATGGCGCTTATCGGGATGCCCCCCCCTCTCCGAGGTGCCCTTGGGGGGTCTTTGCCCTCCCCAGTCAGCACTTTGGGGGTCTCAGCCCCTTTTTGGGTGTTCCGTCCTCCTCCGGTtccgtttttgggttttttggggtgctgGGTGTGGGCATCGCCACCTGCGCTGCATCCAGGTGTGTTGGTGGGGCTGGAGAATTCCAAAACCCCCGTCCCGGATTTTGGTGCATGGAGGGGGGGGCTGGATGCGCCCACCTGGATGCCCGTGGCTGCGGGAAGGGGATGGGGAAAAACGGGGGGGGGATGGAGCCGAACCCCACCCTGGATTTCGGGGGCAATTGGGAAAGGATTAAGGGGGGGAATCGGATCCCATCCTGCTCCCGGTGGAGGGGTTAAATCCCACCCTACTtcccttttttggggggggtttggaAGTGCTGGATCCCACCCTGCTCCTCGTGGAGGGGTTAAATCCCACCCTGCTTCTGCTTCGGGCGGGTTTGGA
The sequence above is drawn from the Melospiza melodia melodia isolate bMelMel2 chromosome 1, bMelMel2.pri, whole genome shotgun sequence genome and encodes:
- the LOC134431033 gene encoding feather keratin B-4-like gives rise to the protein MPQGHGTRLSHPSRISIKASPEPLSLTHFSSSLLLLLLQTTRTLHTTPMACYNICQPCGPTPLANSCNEPCALQCQDSRVVIQPSPVLVTLPGPIMTSFPQSTAVGSTSSAAVGTELSVQGQPISGGFGGFGYGLGYGRGFGYGLGGLGCYGRRGYGNIC